From Anaerolineae bacterium:
CATGCCCGGTGATGAAATAGATGGTCTTCGGCTCGTCCTGGGAGAGCCGCCAGATGGCCGAGATCAGCTCCTGCTCGTCCAGGGCGTAGGTGATGGTGCGCTTTGCCCCGCGCTCCAGCACCAACACGCCGTAGCTGGTCACGCCGTATTTGCGCGCCAGCGCCGGCTTCAGCTCCGGGTCCACAAACTCGAAGCTGAGTTTGTCGGTATAATAGCGGTACTCCTCCAGCAGGTCGCGCAGGCGCTCGCGCCGCGCGTCGTTCGTCAGGAAGAAGCCGGTGATGGTGATGGGCTCGCGGATGCCCTTTAGAATCTGAATGGCCTGCGGCGAGACGGAATAGGCGCGCTCGGCCGTGAGGTCCCAGCGCAGGGAATGCCGGCCCGCCAGGAAGTTGATCAGCACCAGGATGGCCAGGAAGGCGATGGTCATCAGGCCGGCGGAGCCGCCGTAGCGCGCCTGCCGGCCGCGCAGGGCCTGGCGGACGGCGGCTGGCCGCAGGAGGATGAACAGCACGCACAGCAGGGCGCCGGCGCCGATCAGCGCCAGGGCGATGGTGGAGAACCGCCCCTGGATGAGGGCGGTCAGCAGGCCGGCCAGGACCAGGAGCAGGCCGGCGTACAGGGCAGTGCTGGGAGGGGGTGCAGAAAGCCGGCGCATGATTACCGCCACCTCCTTATTTCCAGGATGCGGGTGGCCAGAAAGAGGCTGGCGGCGATGATGCTGAGGTGATAGACCACATGGCGGGTGTCAATGATCCCCTTGGCGAAGTCCGCGATATGGCTGGAGAGCCCCAGGTACTGCAGGACATCGGCCAGCGGGCCGCTGACGAAGCCGGCCAGGGAAGGGATGAGCCACAGCAGGAGCGCCATACCGACGCCCAGCACGGCGGCCACAATCTGATTGCTGGTGAGGGAGGAGGCCAGGGTGCCCACGCCCAGCAAGGAGCCGCCCAGCAGGATGATGCCCAGATAGGTGGTGAGGATAGGGCCCCAATCGGGCCGGCCAAACACTTCCAGCACCACCGGGTAATACAGCGTGGGCATCAGCATCAGCAGGTAAAAAGCCAGGCTGGCCAGGTATTTGCCCAGGACGATCTCCCCATCGCGCACTGGCGCGGTGACCAGGAGCTCGATGGTACCACTGCGCTGTTCCTCCGCCAGCAGGCGCATGGTGAGCAGGGGGAGCACGAACAGCAGGACGATGAGGGCACTGCCGCCGAAGAGCGGGCGCAGGGAGGCCTGTCGGGTGACGAAGAGGATGACGCTGAAGAAATAGCCCAGCACCACCAGCATGGCGGCGGTGACCACATAGGCGATGGGGGAGATGAAATACGCTTCCAGCTCTCGTCTGGCGATCAGGAAGGCATTACGCATAGCGGGTCCTCTGCCTCCATGGTCAGCGGCCGGCCGGCGCCTGGTCTGGGCGCGGCTCATCGCTGGTGAGCTGGAGGAATATCTCCTCCAGGCTGATGCGTTCCCGCCGCAGTTCGAGGAGCTGCCAGCCCTTCTGCACGACGAATTGGGCCAGGCCGGCGCGGATGTCACTGCCGAGGGCACAGGTCACCTGATAGGCGTTATCCCCCAGGGGGCGCACGTCCTGCACATGCGGCAGGCCCAGCAGGCCGGCGGTAATCTCCTCGGAAGGCGCGCCGGCGATCTCCACATACAGCAGTTCGCCCCCTTTGAGGCGGGCGCGCAGGCGATCGCGGGTATCCTCCGCCACAATGCGCCCCTCGTGGATGATCATCACCCGCTGGCAGACGTGCTCCACTTCGGAGAGGATATGGGTACTGAGGATAATGGTGTGGTCACGGCCCAGCTCGCGGATCAGGTCGCGCACCTCGATGATCTGGGCGGGGTCCAGCCCGACGGTGGGTTCATCCAGGATCAGCACTTCGGGGTCGTGCACCAGGGCCTGGGCCAATCCCACGCGCTGGCGGTAGCCGCGGGAGAGTTTGCCGATCGGGCGGTCGGCCATATGGGCGACCTGACAGCGTGCCATGACCTCATCCACGCGTTGTTTGCGCCGGCGCGCCGGCCCCACCCCTCGCAGGGCGGCCATGAACTCCAGGTAGGCGCGCACGCTCATCTCCGGGTAGAGCGCCACCGATTCGGGCAGATAGCCGATATGCCGGC
This genomic window contains:
- a CDS encoding ATP-binding cassette domain-containing protein, whose amino-acid sequence is MITVRGLTKYYGSLPAIQDVSFDVAAGEVLGFLGPNAAGKTTTMRILTGYMPPSAGKAVVAGYDVVEHSLEARRHIGYLPESVALYPEMSVRAYLEFMAALRGVGPARRRKQRVDEVMARCQVAHMADRPIGKLSRGYRQRVGLAQALVHDPEVLILDEPTVGLDPAQIIEVRDLIRELGRDHTIILSTHILSEVEHVCQRVMIIHEGRIVAEDTRDRLRARLKGGELLYVEIAGAPSEEITAGLLGLPHVQDVRPLGDNAYQVTCALGSDIRAGLAQFVVQKGWQLLELRRERISLEEIFLQLTSDEPRPDQAPAGR
- a CDS encoding ABC transporter permease, with protein sequence MRNAFLIARRELEAYFISPIAYVVTAAMLVVLGYFFSVILFVTRQASLRPLFGGSALIVLLFVLPLLTMRLLAEEQRSGTIELLVTAPVRDGEIVLGKYLASLAFYLLMLMPTLYYPVVLEVFGRPDWGPILTTYLGIILLGGSLLGVGTLASSLTSNQIVAAVLGVGMALLLWLIPSLAGFVSGPLADVLQYLGLSSHIADFAKGIIDTRHVVYHLSIIAASLFLATRILEIRRWR